A window of the Arachis duranensis cultivar V14167 chromosome 5, aradu.V14167.gnm2.J7QH, whole genome shotgun sequence genome harbors these coding sequences:
- the LOC107488866 gene encoding LOW QUALITY PROTEIN: RING-H2 finger protein ATL47-like (The sequence of the model RefSeq protein was modified relative to this genomic sequence to represent the inferred CDS: inserted 2 bases in 1 codon), which yields MPLPYSKMYRLHSQIHQSNGAPILSPYSPSSSSFSSYSSSNSASSSSDSSSGNSRISPAIIFIIVILSVVFFILGTLHLLVRFLMRQRSSSSSSISQSNRYPEMSESDAYQRQLQQLFHLHDSGLDQAFIDALPVFLYKEIIGLKEPFDCAVCLCEFLEQDKLRLLPNCNHAFHIDCIDTWLLSNSTCPLCRGTLYAPGFSFETPVFDFEGPCYEDEDGVSVSGFGVSGAGSSNKPAENHIRNGKRVFSVRLGKFRSSNNNGVDGVEKCEGESSNSSISFSNSHGNLDARRCYSMGSYQYVVADSDLRVAFVSKHXSGSMRQLIKGRIATTNGNNFSSTDVDVVEGKKISNARKGESFSVSKIWQWSRKDNSKLRSSSEARIP from the exons ATGCCATTACCATATTCTAAAATGTATAGGCTTCACTCTCAAATCCACCAGAGCAATGGTGCTCCTATTCTTTCTCCatattctccttcttcttcttctttttcttcttatagtTCTTCTAATTCAGCTTCTTCATCCTCAGATTCTTCATCTGGGAATAGTAGAATAAGCCCTGCAATTATTTTCATCATAGTAATTTTATCTGTTGTGTTCTTCATCTTGGGCACCCTCCACCTGCTTGTTAGATTTCTCATGAGACAAagatcttcttcttcctcatcaatTTCTCAATCCAATAGGTATCCTGAAATGTCTGAATCTGATGCATACCAGAGACAGTTGCAGCAACTATTCCACCTCCATGACTCAGGTTTAGATCAGGCTTTCATTGATGCACTCCCTGTGTTTCTCTACAAGGAGATAATTGGCTTGAAGGAGCCATTTGATTGTGCTGTTTGCCTTTGTGAGTTCTTGGAACAAGACAAGTTGAGGTTGCTGCCAAATTGCAACCATGCTTTTCACATTGACTGCATTGATACTTGGTTGCTTTCAAATTCAACTTGTCCCCTTTGTAGAGGGACACTTTATGCACCAGGGTTTTCATTTGAGACCCCAGTTTTTGACTTTGAAGGTCCATGTTATGAGGACGAAGATGGTGTTTCAGTTTCAGGATTTGGTGTCAGTGGTGCTGGTTCTTCTAACAAGCCTGCTGAGAATCACATAAGGAATGGGAAGAGGGTTTTTTCTGTGAGGCTTGGAAAATTCAGAAGCTCAAATAATAATGGAGTAGATGGTGTTGAAAAATGTGAAGGAGAGAGTAGTAATAGTAGTATTAGTTTTAGTAATAGTCATGGTAATTTGGATGCAAGGAGATGCTACTCAATGGGGTCTTACCAATATGTTGTTGCTGATTCTGATTTGAGGGTGGCTTTTGTGTCCAAGCA CAGTGGCAGTATGAGACAATTGATTAAGGGAAGAATAGCTACAACAAATGGGAACAATTTTTCTTCAActgatgttgatgttgttgagggAAAAAAGATCAGCAATGCAAGAAAAGGTGAGAGCTTTTCTGTTTCCAAGATATGGCAATGGTCTAGGAAGGATAACAGTAAGTTAAGAAGTTCATCAGAGGCTCGAATTCCATAA
- the LOC107488867 gene encoding ABC transporter I family member 17: MSSLIDELKEQLLEVENGEGHPKMEVRDLLRVSDAGVPILKGISLEIPKGVIVGVIGPSGSGKSTLLRAVNRLWEPPSASVFLDSRDICQLDVLSLRRKVGMLFQLPALFEGTVADNVRYGPNLSGKKLSDVEVCKLLMLADLDASFLQKSAAELSVGQAQRVALARTLANSPEVLLLDEPTSALDPISTENIEAALLKLNKNNGMTMIMVSHSIKQIQRIADVVCLLVDGEIVEILNPNQLSQANHPMAQRFLQLTT, from the exons ATGTCTTCTCTGATAG ATGAGTTGAAGGAGCAGCTTTTGGAGGTGGAGAATGGCGAAGGACACCCGAAAATGGAGGTACGCGATCTTCTGAGAGTGTCGGATGCAGGGGTCCCAATACTGAAGGGCATCAGTCTGGAAATCCCAAAGGGCGTCATAGTGGGAGTCATAGGCCCCAGTGGCAGCGGAAAGTCAACGCTCCTCAGGGCAGTCAACCGCCTCTGGGAGCCTCCCTCCGCCTCCGTCTTCCTCGACTCCCGGGACATCTGCCAGCTCGACGTGCTCTCCCTCCGCCGCAAAGTCGGCATGCTGTTCCAGCTGCCCGCCCTCTTCGAAGGCACTGTAGCCGACAACGTGAGGTACGGCCCCAACCTCAGCGGGAAGAAGCTTTCAGATGTTGAGGTATGTAAGCTGTTGATGCTGGCGGACCTGGACGCTTCCTTCCTTCAGAAGTCGGCGGCGGAGTTGTCAGTGGGTCAAGCACAGAGGGTTGCGCTGGCCAGAACTCTTGCTAATTCCCCTGAGGTTTTGCTGCTTGATGAGCCAACGAGTGCTTTAGATCCTATTTCCACGGAGAATATAGAGGCTGCACTGTTGAAGCTCAACAAGAATAATGGCATGACCATGATTATGGTGTCTCACAGCATCAAACAAATCCAGAGAATTGCTGACGTCGTCTGCCTCCTCGTTGATGGTGAGATTGttgagattctcaaccctaaccAACTCTCCCAAGCCAACCATCCCATGGCTCAGAGGTTTCTTCAACTCACCActtaa